Proteins encoded within one genomic window of Deltaproteobacteria bacterium:
- a CDS encoding AAA family ATPase: MKMRQGVVTSEAGAGELPYYRPVGSEVEVFLAACRKKIPVLIKGPTGCGKTRFVAHMAARLGLTLHTVSCHDDLAGSDLIGRYLIKGNETVWTDGPLTRAVRTGGICYLDEVVEARKDTTVVIHPLADDRRAMTIEKTGEELRAHDDFMLVVSYNPGYQHILKDLKTSTRQRFAALEFDYPEPKVEAEIVCVESGLGAEASEKLVILADRMRRAAATSLDTPPGTRLLVNAAMLMAEGLDPVRACEAAIVKCLTDDKEFEKALMDIVTAVFG; encoded by the coding sequence ATGAAGATGCGTCAGGGAGTCGTGACGAGCGAGGCCGGCGCCGGTGAATTGCCTTATTACAGGCCGGTAGGGAGCGAAGTCGAGGTTTTTCTCGCAGCCTGCAGGAAAAAGATACCGGTGCTTATAAAAGGGCCTACCGGCTGCGGCAAGACGCGGTTTGTCGCCCATATGGCTGCGCGCCTGGGACTGACGCTCCATACCGTCTCGTGTCACGACGACTTGGCCGGCTCGGACCTGATTGGAAGATATCTCATAAAAGGAAATGAAACTGTCTGGACCGACGGCCCTCTTACCAGGGCCGTCAGGACAGGCGGCATATGCTATCTCGATGAAGTGGTCGAGGCCAGAAAGGATACTACCGTTGTCATACACCCGCTTGCCGACGACAGGCGTGCTATGACAATAGAGAAAACCGGAGAGGAACTGCGTGCGCACGACGATTTCATGCTTGTGGTTTCCTACAATCCCGGGTACCAGCATATACTCAAGGATTTAAAGACCAGTACGCGTCAAAGGTTCGCGGCCCTCGAGTTCGATTACCCCGAGCCAAAGGTCGAGGCTGAAATAGTATGTGTCGAGAGCGGCTTGGGTGCAGAGGCCTCGGAAAAGCTCGTTATCCTCGCCGACAGGATGCGCCGCGCTGCGGCCACGTCTCTGGATACGCCGCCCGGTACGAGACTTCTCGTAAACGCGGCGATGCTTATGGCTGAGGGGCTCGACCCGGTGCGTGCCTGCGAGGCGGCTATAGTCAAGTGCCTGACCGACGATAAAGAATTCGAGAAGGCCCTGATGGATATCGTAACCGCAGTATTCGGATGA
- a CDS encoding cbb3-type cytochrome c oxidase subunit I, which yields MQIKYESQKAAYPYFVGAMVLFAAQILFGLVIGIQYLLPDFLFPAIPFNIARMIHINLLIVWILFGFMGSAYFMIPEEVEGEIYSTKLAHVQFWLFLAGGATAIVGYLFGWHDGREFLEQPTIIKAAIVVVVLMFLFNILMTLIKGRKRTSVSIVFFIGFVGLALLYLFSFYKPDNMTVDKYYWWWVVHLWVEGVWELIMAAILAFLLIKLTGVDREVAEKWLYVIIGLTFFTGIIGTGHHYYWIGTPEFWQTWGAWFSAIEVLPFAAMVAFSFSMVSKRAREHPNRAAVHWTVGAAVLSFLGAGVWGFMHTLPKINYYTHGTQITASHGHLAFFGAYAVIVLAMASYAVPQIRNAQITNQKAEIFAFWTMVVSMIFMALALTGAGIVQSYLQRVLGMSYMETQSHMSVFYGIRLFFGVTFLLGLVVYLYDFFTIGKRSKTA from the coding sequence ATGCAAATTAAGTATGAATCTCAGAAGGCGGCGTACCCTTATTTTGTGGGCGCGATGGTGCTTTTTGCCGCACAGATACTTTTCGGCCTGGTAATAGGTATTCAGTACCTTTTACCGGATTTTCTGTTTCCGGCGATACCTTTTAACATCGCAAGGATGATACACATCAATCTTCTGATCGTGTGGATACTCTTCGGTTTCATGGGTTCGGCTTATTTTATGATACCCGAAGAGGTCGAGGGCGAGATATACAGCACAAAGCTTGCCCATGTGCAGTTCTGGCTCTTTCTTGCCGGCGGTGCAACGGCCATAGTCGGGTATCTTTTCGGCTGGCACGACGGTAGAGAGTTCCTTGAGCAACCCACGATAATAAAGGCGGCAATAGTCGTCGTCGTACTAATGTTTCTATTCAATATACTCATGACCCTTATAAAGGGCAGAAAGAGAACGAGCGTGTCGATAGTGTTCTTTATAGGCTTTGTCGGCCTAGCGCTTTTGTATCTTTTCTCTTTCTATAAACCTGACAATATGACCGTTGATAAGTATTACTGGTGGTGGGTCGTTCATCTTTGGGTAGAGGGTGTGTGGGAGCTTATCATGGCCGCCATACTTGCTTTCCTTCTCATTAAGCTCACCGGCGTGGACAGAGAGGTGGCCGAGAAGTGGCTTTATGTGATAATAGGGCTGACCTTCTTTACCGGCATCATAGGCACAGGACACCACTATTACTGGATAGGCACGCCGGAATTTTGGCAGACCTGGGGCGCGTGGTTTTCGGCCATAGAGGTGCTGCCGTTTGCCGCGATGGTCGCGTTTTCGTTCTCCATGGTCAGCAAGCGCGCAAGAGAGCATCCTAACCGCGCGGCCGTTCACTGGACCGTTGGCGCAGCCGTGCTTTCGTTTCTTGGCGCCGGAGTGTGGGGCTTCATGCATACGCTTCCGAAGATAAATTACTACACGCACGGCACACAGATTACGGCTAGCCACGGCCACCTGGCCTTCTTTGGCGCATATGCCGTTATAGTGCTTGCCATGGCTTCTTATGCGGTGCCCCAGATAAGGAACGCGCAGATAACTAACCAGAAGGCCGAGATATTCGCCTTTTGGACAATGGTTGTTTCCATGATATTCATGGCCCTGGCCCTTACCGGTGCCGGCATAGTGCAGAGCTACTTGCAAAGAGTGCTTGGTATGTCGTATATGGAAACGCAGTCGCACATGAGCGTGTTTTACGGCATAAGGTTGTTTTTCGGCGTAACCTTCCTCTTGGGGCTCGTCGTGTATCTTTATGATTTCTTCACAATCGGCAAGAGGTCAAAGACGGCATGA
- a CDS encoding cytochrome c encodes MTKTSARNIFIGGTLVVTAVFIVMTVMSHASYPERTHPENITPAVAHGKKVWERHACIDCHTLLGEGAYYAPELGNVIARRGEDGVRSILQTAAKQGWGSTRRMPQFNLSEEDINGLVEFFKWMGHVDTSNWPPNVQG; translated from the coding sequence ATGACCAAGACATCGGCAAGAAATATTTTTATAGGCGGCACACTGGTCGTTACGGCAGTTTTCATAGTTATGACCGTTATGTCGCACGCCTCGTACCCGGAGAGGACGCATCCCGAAAACATAACACCTGCGGTTGCGCACGGCAAGAAGGTGTGGGAAAGGCATGCGTGCATAGATTGCCATACGCTTCTTGGCGAAGGGGCATACTATGCGCCGGAACTCGGCAATGTTATAGCCAGGCGCGGCGAGGACGGCGTCAGGAGTATCCTTCAAACGGCGGCAAAGCAGGGCTGGGGCTCAACGAGAAGGATGCCGCAGTTCAATCTTTCCGAGGAGGATATCAACGGTCTTGTCGAGTTTTTTAAGTGGATGGGACACGTCGATACGTCCAACTGGCCACCCAATGTGCAGGGTTGA
- the typA gene encoding translational GTPase TypA: MANTVNESIRNIAIIAHVDHGKTTLVDWMLKQAGIFRSNESVQDRVMDNIDLERERGITIMAKNAAVEYKGVKINIVDTPGHADFGGEVERTLKMVDGVLLLVDASEGPLPQTRFVMKKALELKLPPILVINKIDRQDARVQEVLNEVYDMFIDLDATEEQLDFPVVYAIARQGMAKLKMEDSSDSLKPLFDLLIEKIPAPKGDPASTEQALVTNIDYSDYVGRLAIARIFGGTVKAGQQIGVVRKGGELTKGKISALYTFSGLGRTEAKEAKAGDIVAIAGLENVTIGDTITSQENPAPLERIKVDEPTISMVFSINNSPLSGTEGKLVTSRNLRDRLERELLYNVSIEVEFDKADTFKVKGRGELQLAILIEMMRREGYELSVAMPETITKEIDGKTYEPMELLVIDVPEEFVGAVTSSVGQRKGKMLKMQNNNHGRVRLEFRIPSRGLIGFRSKFLTDTKGMGLLNHLFDGYEPWHGPMTKRNTGVLVSDRAGKTTAYAIFNLQPRGTLIVEENIQVYEGMIVGENSRENDLDVNITKEKKLTNMRSAGADDALQLVPPRNLSLEDSLEFIKEDELVEITPKSIRLRKKILEANKRPKGKHE, encoded by the coding sequence ATGGCAAACACGGTAAACGAATCCATCAGAAACATTGCAATCATCGCGCACGTCGACCACGGCAAGACAACCCTTGTCGACTGGATGCTGAAACAGGCCGGCATATTCCGCTCCAACGAATCGGTGCAGGACCGCGTGATGGACAACATAGACCTCGAAAGAGAGCGCGGCATAACCATCATGGCCAAGAACGCCGCCGTCGAGTACAAGGGCGTAAAGATAAACATCGTTGACACGCCAGGGCACGCGGACTTTGGCGGCGAAGTAGAAAGGACGCTAAAGATGGTAGACGGCGTGCTTCTCTTGGTCGACGCCTCAGAGGGGCCTCTACCCCAGACGCGCTTTGTCATGAAAAAAGCGCTTGAACTTAAGCTTCCGCCAATACTCGTAATAAACAAGATAGACCGCCAGGACGCAAGGGTGCAGGAAGTACTCAACGAGGTCTACGACATGTTCATAGACCTTGACGCAACAGAAGAGCAGCTCGACTTCCCGGTCGTATACGCAATTGCAAGACAGGGCATGGCAAAGCTAAAGATGGAGGACTCATCCGACAGCCTAAAGCCCCTCTTCGACCTTCTCATAGAAAAGATCCCCGCTCCCAAGGGCGACCCGGCCTCCACCGAACAAGCCCTTGTAACGAACATAGATTACAGCGATTACGTCGGCAGGCTCGCTATCGCAAGGATATTTGGCGGGACCGTAAAGGCCGGACAGCAAATCGGCGTTGTAAGAAAAGGCGGCGAGCTCACAAAGGGTAAGATCTCGGCGCTCTATACCTTCTCAGGGCTCGGCAGAACAGAGGCAAAAGAGGCAAAGGCCGGGGATATCGTGGCTATCGCAGGATTGGAAAACGTCACGATAGGCGACACCATAACCTCGCAGGAAAACCCGGCGCCCCTTGAGAGAATCAAGGTCGATGAGCCGACCATCTCCATGGTGTTTTCCATAAACAACTCCCCGCTCTCCGGCACCGAGGGTAAGCTCGTCACATCGAGGAATTTAAGGGACAGGCTCGAAAGAGAGCTCCTCTACAACGTCTCGATAGAGGTCGAGTTCGACAAGGCCGACACCTTCAAGGTAAAGGGCAGAGGAGAGCTGCAGCTTGCCATCCTTATCGAAATGATGCGCAGAGAGGGCTATGAGCTTTCGGTAGCCATGCCCGAAACAATCACAAAGGAAATCGATGGAAAGACCTACGAGCCGATGGAGCTTCTTGTAATCGACGTTCCCGAGGAGTTCGTGGGAGCCGTGACATCGAGTGTAGGACAAAGAAAAGGCAAGATGCTAAAGATGCAAAACAACAACCACGGCCGCGTCCGTCTCGAGTTCAGGATACCGTCGAGGGGGCTAATCGGCTTTCGCTCGAAGTTCCTTACCGATACAAAGGGCATGGGCCTTCTAAACCACCTCTTCGACGGCTACGAGCCCTGGCACGGCCCCATGACCAAGAGAAACACCGGAGTGCTCGTTAGCGACAGGGCCGGCAAGACAACGGCTTACGCGATATTCAACCTCCAGCCAAGAGGCACGCTCATAGTCGAAGAAAACATACAGGTCTACGAGGGCATGATAGTTGGCGAGAACTCAAGAGAGAACGACCTTGACGTGAACATCACGAAGGAAAAGAAACTGACGAACATGCGCTCCGCAGGAGCCGACGACGCGCTTCAGCTCGTGCCGCCGCGTAATTTAAGCCTCGAAGACTCGCTCGAGTTCATAAAGGAAGACGAACTCGTCGAGATAACGCCAAAGTCCATAAGGCTTAGAAAGAAGATACTCGAAGCCAACAAAAGGCCAAAAGGCAAGCATGAATAG